The genomic DNA TTTGCCGCTGAAAGTAAATACGGCTGGTGTTATTCCGCCAATCTTTGCCTCTTCCTTATTACTTTTTCCGGCAACCTTGGAAGGGATTATAGCTTATGACTGGATGTCAACACTGGTAGGGATGTTGGGACCAGAGAAGATATTATACAATGTTATCTTTGTTGCTCTTATAATTTTCTTTTGCTTTTTTTATACGGCTGTTACTTTCAATCCAGAGGACATTGCCGATAATTTAAAAAAATCAGGAAGCTATATACCGGGGATCAGACCGGGTAAAAGTACCGCTGAATACATCGATCTGGTGCTAAGCCGGATAACCTTAGGTGGAGCGCTTTATGTAGCGGCAGTCTGTGTGTTGCCTACACTTCTCATTGCCAGATTTAATGTGCCCTTCTATTTTGGGGGTACGGCATTGTTAATTGTTGTCAGCGTGGGAATAGATACTGCACAACAGATTGAATCGCATCTTTTGGCCAGAGAGTACGAAGGATTTATGAAGAGTGGCAGAATAAGAGGTAGAAGATGAAAAGGTTGATATTGCTTGGTGCACCTGGAGCAGGCAAGGGAACTCAATCTAAGAGGCTTGTCGTCAACTATGGTATCCCACAGATCTCGACGGGTGATATTCTCAGAGCGGCATTGAAGAATGGAACCGAACTTGGCGTAAAGGCAAAAACTTATATGGATAAGGGTGAACTTGTCCCTGATGATGTTGTCATAGGAATTATCAGGGAAAGATTGATTGAAAAGGATTGTTCCGAAGGGTTTATACTGGATGGGTTCCCCAGAACGGTTATTCAAGCCGATGCGCTTGAAGAAACACTTGAAAGTCTGGGACAACCAATTGATAATGTCGTGAATATTCATGTTGATGAAAAAGAGTTGCTTCTCAGGTTGACTGGAAGAAGGATTTGTACTAACTGCGGGGAAGTTTATCACATCAAGTTTAATCCTCCGGAGGATGAACATAAATGTGATAAATGTGGAAGTGATTTATATCAAAGGGATGATGATAAGGAAGAGACTATCTCGGAAAGATTGAAAGTCTATTCATCGACTACAACTCCTTTGATTGACTATTATGAAAAGAAGAATCTTCTTGCCACTGTTGAGGGTGTGGGCAGTGAAATAGAGATATTCGACCGGATAGGTGCCATTTTAAACAGCCCTTCAGCTTGATGGTTCTTTTAAAATCTGCAAAAGAAATTGAGATTATGAGGAAAGCCAACCTTATAGTGGCTGAAGTTCTGAATACTCTCAAAGAAACAGTAAAGCCGGGAGTATCTACCGGCGATCTTGATAAGGTCGCCGAGGAATATGTGAAAAAAAAGGGTGTAAAAGCTGCCTTTAAAGGTTATAATGGCTATCCTGCTTCAATTTGCGCATCTGTTAATGAAGAAGTTGTTCACGGTATTCCTTCACCCAAAAGGATTCTTGAAGAAGGTGATATTGTTGGTATCGATTTTGGTGTCTGCCTTGATGGATACTTTGGTGATGCCGCTATCACTATCGCGGTAGGTAATATATCTACAGAGGCCGAAGCCTTGATGAAGGTGACGGAAGAATCTCTATACAAGGCCATAGAGATGGCAAAGGTAGGGAACAGACTGTCGGATATATCCTATGCCGTCCAGAGCCATGTAGAAGCACAGGGCTATTCTGTCGTTAGAGAGTTTGTTGGTCATGGAATCGGAAAAAGTTTGCATGAACAACCTCAGGTACCTAACTTTGGGCAACCAAAACGCGGTATCAGGCTAAAAGCAGGAATGGTTTTGGCTATTGAGCCAATGATCAACCAGGGTAAGTGTGGTGTAAGAGTGAAGTCCGATGGATGGACAGCCGTAACGGATGACGGCCTTTTGTCATCTCATTATGAACACTCAGTTGCTATAACGAAAAACGGGCCATACATTCTTAGTAAGATATAGAAAAAAAGTATAGGGAGTTTATGTCGAAGGAAGAAGCAATCGAGGTTGAGGGGACGGTATTAGAACCATTACCGAATGCGATGTTCAGGGTGGAGCTTGAGAATGGACATAAAGTCCTGGCACATATTTCAGGCAAGATGAGAATGCATTATATTAAAATTTTACCTGGTGATAAGGTCAAAATTGAGTTGTCTCCATACGATCTCAGTCGTGGAAGAATAACATACCGGGAGAAATGACATAAACTAGGGAGAGGCAGGATGAAAGTAAGAGCATCGGTAAAAAAGATTTGCCCAAAGTGCAAACTGATTAAAAGAAAAGGCGTTGTAAGGGTGATTTGTGAAATTCCTAAGCATAAACAGCGTCAAGGTTAAAGAGAGAGGATATTCATGGCAAGAATAGCAGGCGTTGACCTTCCGAAGGACAAGAGAATTGAAATTGCGCTGACTTATATCTATGGAATTGGTAAGTCACTTTCCAATGACATACTGTCTGAAGCAGGAGTTGATCCAAATAAGAGAGCTAAGGATTTGGAAGAGACAGATGTTAGCAATATTAAGAAAGTTATTGATGAGACTTATAAGGTAGAAGGTGACCTTCGAAAAGAAGTGTCCATGAATATCAAGCGACTCATGGACCTTGGATGTTACAGAGGGTTAAGGCATAGAAAAGGGCTGCCCGTTCGAGGACAGAAAACGAAGACCAATGCCAGGAGCAGAAAAGGACCCAAGAGAACGGTTGCGGGTAAGAAGAAGTAGTATTTAATAGCGGAGGAGAAATGGCTAAAGTAGTAAAAAAAGGTGCTGTCAAAAGAAGGAAAGAAAAAAAGAATATTCCTAACGGAATTGCGCATATACAGTCAACCTTCAATAATACCATCATTACTATAACTGATACTGCCGGGAATGTTGTGTCCTGGTCAACATCCGGTGCAATGGGATTTAAAGGCTCCAAGAAGAGCACTCCTTTTGCCGCCCAGATGGCTGGTGAGGATGCAGGTAAAAAAGCAATGGCACATGGTATGAAAACTATCGATGTTTACGTCAAAGGTCCGGGCTCTGGTAGAGAATCAGCACTGAGAGCCTTGCAGGCGATCGGTTTTAACATAAAATTAATCAAAGACATCACACCTATCCCTCATAACGGCTGCAGGCCACCAAAGAGGAGAAGGGTTTAACAGTTTAAAGACAGGGACTAAGAGGAGGTTAGATTGGCAAGGTACAGAGAATCGGTGTGCAGAATTTGCAGAAGGGAAGGGAGTAAACTTTTTCTCAAAGGCGACAGATGCTACACTGACAAATGTGCAATAGACAGGCGGGCTTATCCGCCAGGGCAGCATGGCCAGGGTAGAAAAAAAGTAACGGATTACGGCGTGCAGCTACGTGAAAAGCAGAAAGTAAGAAGGATGTATAACCTTTTGGAAAAGCAGTTTAGAGGTTACTTTAAGGCTGCAGACAGAAAGAAGGGTGTTACAGGTGAAAATCTCCTTCAACTTCTCGAAAGTCGTCTCGATAATATGGTGTACAGACTTGGTTTTGCAAGTTCTCGAAATGAGGCAAGACAACTGGTAAACCACGGTCATTTTCTGGTAAACGGAAGAAAAGTTGATGTGTGCTCATACCTGGTAAAACCGGGATATGCTATCGAAGTTCGGGAAAAGAGTAGAAAAATTCAACGAATTAGTGATTCTCTCGACGCTGTTGTTAGAAGAGGTGTTCCTGAGTGGCTGGAGCTTGAAAGAGAGCACTTTAAGGGAACTGTCAAATCGATACCCGTAAGGGAAGATATCACTATGCCAATACAGGAAAACCTTATTGTCGAGTTGTACTCAAAATAATTAGGGTAAGCATTAATTTGCCTGCCATGATGATGGAGGAAAAATGTATCAGAACTGGCGTGAACTGATTCAACCAAAACACTTAAAATTCGAAAAAGAGTCTTTTAAGGGTAACTATGCGAAGTTTTATGCGGAACCTTTTGAAAGAGGGTATGGAACTACAATAGGTAACTCACTGAGAAGGATTTTGCTATCTTCTTTGCAGGGGGCTGCAGTTACTGCTGTTAAGGCAGAAGGCGTACTGCACGAGTTTTCCACTATACCCGGCGTTAGCGAAGATATGACAGAAGTTATACTCAATCTTAAGGGTGTGAGAGTAAAACTGCATACGGGAACATCTAAAACAGTTACCATTAAGAAAAACGGTGAGGGTGAAGTTAAAGCAGGTGACATTATTCATGATTCTTCTGTGGAAATTCTTAATCCTGAACATCATATTGCCACCGTTG from Deltaproteobacteria bacterium includes the following:
- a CDS encoding adenylate kinase, whose product is MKRLILLGAPGAGKGTQSKRLVVNYGIPQISTGDILRAALKNGTELGVKAKTYMDKGELVPDDVVIGIIRERLIEKDCSEGFILDGFPRTVIQADALEETLESLGQPIDNVVNIHVDEKELLLRLTGRRICTNCGEVYHIKFNPPEDEHKCDKCGSDLYQRDDDKEETISERLKVYSSTTTPLIDYYEKKNLLATVEGVGSEIEIFDRIGAILNSPSA
- the map gene encoding type I methionyl aminopeptidase; the protein is MVLLKSAKEIEIMRKANLIVAEVLNTLKETVKPGVSTGDLDKVAEEYVKKKGVKAAFKGYNGYPASICASVNEEVVHGIPSPKRILEEGDIVGIDFGVCLDGYFGDAAITIAVGNISTEAEALMKVTEESLYKAIEMAKVGNRLSDISYAVQSHVEAQGYSVVREFVGHGIGKSLHEQPQVPNFGQPKRGIRLKAGMVLAIEPMINQGKCGVRVKSDGWTAVTDDGLLSSHYEHSVAITKNGPYILSKI
- the infA gene encoding translation initiation factor IF-1; the encoded protein is MSKEEAIEVEGTVLEPLPNAMFRVELENGHKVLAHISGKMRMHYIKILPGDKVKIELSPYDLSRGRITYREK
- the rpmJ gene encoding 50S ribosomal protein L36 codes for the protein MKVRASVKKICPKCKLIKRKGVVRVICEIPKHKQRQG
- the rpsM gene encoding 30S ribosomal protein S13; this encodes MARIAGVDLPKDKRIEIALTYIYGIGKSLSNDILSEAGVDPNKRAKDLEETDVSNIKKVIDETYKVEGDLRKEVSMNIKRLMDLGCYRGLRHRKGLPVRGQKTKTNARSRKGPKRTVAGKKK
- the rpsK gene encoding 30S ribosomal protein S11 encodes the protein MAKVVKKGAVKRRKEKKNIPNGIAHIQSTFNNTIITITDTAGNVVSWSTSGAMGFKGSKKSTPFAAQMAGEDAGKKAMAHGMKTIDVYVKGPGSGRESALRALQAIGFNIKLIKDITPIPHNGCRPPKRRRV
- the rpsD gene encoding 30S ribosomal protein S4, producing MARYRESVCRICRREGSKLFLKGDRCYTDKCAIDRRAYPPGQHGQGRKKVTDYGVQLREKQKVRRMYNLLEKQFRGYFKAADRKKGVTGENLLQLLESRLDNMVYRLGFASSRNEARQLVNHGHFLVNGRKVDVCSYLVKPGYAIEVREKSRKIQRISDSLDAVVRRGVPEWLELEREHFKGTVKSIPVREDITMPIQENLIVELYSK